Proteins from a genomic interval of Callospermophilus lateralis isolate mCalLat2 chromosome 1, mCalLat2.hap1, whole genome shotgun sequence:
- the Tnfaip8l1 gene encoding tumor necrosis factor alpha-induced protein 8-like protein 1, translating into MDTFSTKSLALQAQKKVLSKMASKATVAVLLDDTSSQVLDELYRATKEFTRSRKEAQKVVKNLVKVVVKLGVLLRAGQLGSRELELLGRFRQRARGLALTALSFHQVAFTFDRRVLVAGLQECRDLLHQAAGPHLTAKSHGRINHVFSHVANCDFLAALYGPAEPYRSHLRGICEGLGRLLDQDSI; encoded by the coding sequence ATGGACACCTTCAGCACCAAGAGTCTGGCCCTGCAGGCCCAGAAGAAGGTCCTGAGCAAGATGGCGTCCAAGGCCACGGTGGCCGTGCTCCTGGACGACACCAGCAGCCAGGTGCTGGACGAGCTGTACCGGGCCACCAAGGAGTTCACGCGCAGCCGCAAGGAGGCGCAGAAGGTGGTGAAGAACCTGGTCAAGGTGGTCGTGAAGCTGGGCGTGCTGCTGCGCGCCGGGCAGCTGGGCAGCCGAGAGCTGGAGCTGCTGGGGCGCTTCCGCCAGAGGGCCCGCGGCCTGGCCCTGACCGCGCTCAGCTTCCACCAGGTGGCCTTCACGTTCGACCGGCGCGTGCTGGTGGCCGGGCTGCAGGAGTGTCGTGACCTGCTGCACCAGGCCGCCGGCCCGCACCTGACCGCCAAGTCCCACGGCCGCATCAACCACGTCTTCAGCCACGTGGCCAACTGCGACTTCCTGGCCGCGCTCTACGGCCCGGCCGAGCCCTACCGCTCCCACCTCCGCGGGATCTGCGAGGGCCTCGGCAGGCTGCTGGACCAGG